A part of Oncorhynchus kisutch isolate 150728-3 linkage group LG2, Okis_V2, whole genome shotgun sequence genomic DNA contains:
- the LOC109908161 gene encoding GSK-3-binding protein-like, with protein MPCRKENYILLEQSVTVDSKEVDALVTKIGEALQLHNNSANQKTMSCLHGLTSNCSSSNIKQANNNNNGVALQKRTGCCIRLRNRRQRNNRTSPYSFPGSGNQEWDHFKRWDRKGINAAVEDDPHQLLQELILSGNLIKEAVRRLQFSTTECGDLSDKLQC; from the coding sequence ATGCCTTGTCGAAAGGAGAACTACATCCTCTTGGAGCAGTCTGTTACCGTCGATTCAAAAGAAGTGGACGCTTTGGTCACGAAAATCGGTGAGGCGCTGCAGCTTCACAACAATAGTGCTAATCAAAAGACGATGTCATGTCTCCACGGTCTCACCAGCAACTGCAGCAGTAGCAACATCAAACaagctaacaacaacaacaatggtGTGGCCCTGCAAAAACGTACCGGGTGCTGCATACGGCTTCGAAACCGGAGGCAACGTAATAACAGAACTAGTCCGTACAGCTTCCCTGGCTCAGGTAACCAGGAGTGGGACCATTTCAAACGTTGGGACCGAAAGGGGATCAACGCAGCTGTCGAGGACGACCCACATCAGTTACTTCAGGAATTAATATTGTCTGGGAATCTAATCAAAGAAGCGGTCAGGCGGCTGCAGTTCTCTACGACGGAGTGTGGAGATCTTTCGGACAAGCTGCAGTGCTGA